One stretch of Candidatus Baltobacteraceae bacterium DNA includes these proteins:
- a CDS encoding MFS transporter, whose translation MGARVLSELATLVQSVAVGWQLYAITHQPLALGLAGLAQFVPIFILTLPAGELCDRVGPKRVLAVSMVLEGVCGAIFLWLTLTGIHAAWPFFTTLAIFGVARSLYEPAVQSTLPFLVPRDKLPRSIALNSSLMEAAIISGPAVGGIAYTLSPQLPYLICIVASLIAALAVLPLGGRRVEREDTAPLAGRIARVIEGLRFVAKREVLLGAISLDLFAVLLGGATALLPVYARDILNIGPIGLGILRSAPAAGAIVTALFLAQRGLTRRVGSSLFVAVAIFGVATIVFGLSHSFILSLVALVVAGASDQMSVYIRASLTQLATPDSMRGRVNAVYMVFVGASNELGAFESGAVAALFGTIRSVVFGGVGTIIVAALWTKLFPAIRNIDSMDEVQEFAELPT comes from the coding sequence CTGGGGGCCCGCGTCCTCTCGGAGTTGGCGACGCTGGTCCAGTCCGTCGCGGTCGGCTGGCAGCTCTACGCGATCACGCACCAGCCCCTGGCCCTCGGGCTGGCCGGCCTGGCACAATTCGTCCCGATCTTCATTCTAACGCTCCCAGCCGGCGAGCTCTGCGATCGCGTGGGTCCCAAGCGCGTCCTCGCGGTCAGCATGGTGCTCGAGGGGGTCTGCGGCGCGATCTTCCTTTGGCTGACGCTGACCGGAATACACGCCGCGTGGCCATTTTTCACCACCCTGGCGATCTTCGGCGTCGCACGATCTCTTTACGAACCGGCGGTCCAATCGACGCTCCCGTTCCTCGTTCCGCGCGACAAGCTCCCGAGATCGATCGCCCTTAACTCGTCGCTCATGGAGGCCGCGATCATTTCGGGGCCCGCGGTCGGCGGGATCGCCTACACGCTCTCTCCGCAGCTGCCCTACCTTATTTGCATCGTGGCCTCGCTGATCGCGGCGCTTGCTGTTCTGCCGCTCGGCGGCCGCCGCGTCGAACGTGAAGACACAGCACCCCTCGCGGGACGGATCGCGCGCGTCATCGAGGGATTGCGCTTCGTCGCGAAGCGGGAGGTGCTGCTCGGTGCGATCTCACTCGACCTTTTCGCCGTGCTGCTCGGAGGCGCGACGGCGCTCTTGCCCGTTTACGCCCGCGACATTTTGAACATCGGCCCGATCGGACTCGGTATTTTGCGCAGCGCCCCGGCGGCCGGTGCAATCGTCACGGCGTTGTTTCTCGCGCAGCGGGGACTGACCCGACGCGTCGGTTCGAGTCTCTTCGTTGCAGTCGCAATTTTCGGCGTCGCCACGATCGTGTTCGGACTGTCGCACAGTTTCATACTTTCGCTCGTCGCGCTTGTCGTTGCGGGCGCATCCGACCAAATGAGCGTGTACATTCGCGCTTCGCTGACGCAACTCGCGACGCCGGATTCGATGCGTGGACGCGTCAATGCCGTGTATATGGTTTTCGTAGGCGCCTCGAATGAGCTTGGAGCGTTCGAATCCGGCGCTGTCGCTGCGCTTTTTGGAACGATTCGATCCGTCGTGTTCGGCGGCGTCGGCACGATCATCGTGGCTGCACTTTGGACGAAGTTGTTTCCGGCCATCCGCAACATCGATTCGATGGATGAGGTCCAGGAATTCGCTGAACTTCCGACATAA
- a CDS encoding FAD-dependent oxidoreductase, translated as MRRRDFVARVAIAGGSAYSAMSALQLLSPERTEAATLDIEGSGNGASVIILGAGVAGMCAAYELGKHGYNCHILEARSRAGGRVWTIRGGTTETEIGGSRQAATFSKGLYFNPGPGRVSHNHVTMDYYRELNIAIQPFVNDNYNAYYYNSTINGGLRVRSRQARFDMLGYTSELLAKAISQDALNAEMTKDDKAALFDYLRASGNLDPNMIYKGSGQAGYSVPQGACDAPGIPLDPLGLIPLISSRFGMNAVFTSEYDQQPTMFQPVGGIDALPIAFAKKLGNRITYKTEVREIRRTPSGVRIVYRDGDGAEKTAEAQYCICTIPLSVLKKIPSDLSTRMKTAIGAIPYAQTIKIGLEFKRRFWEEDDRIYGGISNTNDDITQIWYPNFDFFSSRGVLTTAYAFDKPAGRLGALSPGDRIKAALEQGGKIHTQYATEYANGFSVAWDRIPYTEGGWGAYTRDMRKTYYPTLCEGDGPFYLAGEHMSYLTGWQAGSLESARSVVTQLHKRVHAA; from the coding sequence ATGAGACGGCGAGATTTTGTTGCACGCGTCGCGATTGCCGGAGGTTCCGCGTACTCGGCGATGTCGGCGCTCCAGCTGCTGTCGCCCGAACGCACCGAGGCTGCGACGCTCGATATCGAAGGTTCGGGAAACGGCGCGAGCGTCATCATTCTCGGCGCGGGCGTCGCGGGGATGTGCGCGGCGTACGAGCTCGGCAAGCACGGTTACAACTGCCACATTCTGGAGGCACGTTCGCGCGCAGGCGGACGCGTGTGGACGATCAGGGGCGGCACGACGGAAACTGAAATCGGCGGTTCTCGTCAGGCCGCGACGTTCTCGAAGGGATTGTACTTCAATCCCGGTCCGGGACGCGTCTCACACAATCACGTCACGATGGACTACTACCGTGAACTCAACATCGCAATCCAGCCGTTCGTTAACGATAACTACAACGCATACTATTACAACTCGACGATAAACGGCGGCTTACGCGTGCGTTCGCGTCAAGCGCGCTTCGATATGCTCGGCTACACGTCGGAGCTGCTTGCAAAGGCGATATCGCAAGACGCACTCAACGCGGAGATGACCAAAGACGACAAGGCCGCGCTCTTCGATTACTTGCGCGCGAGCGGTAATCTCGATCCGAACATGATCTACAAAGGATCCGGACAAGCCGGCTACTCCGTCCCGCAAGGCGCATGCGATGCACCCGGTATCCCACTCGATCCGCTCGGTCTGATCCCGCTTATCAGTTCGCGCTTCGGAATGAACGCCGTCTTCACGAGTGAGTACGATCAACAGCCGACGATGTTCCAACCAGTTGGCGGGATCGATGCACTTCCGATCGCGTTCGCAAAGAAGCTCGGCAACCGTATCACCTATAAAACCGAAGTGCGTGAAATTCGGCGGACGCCGAGCGGCGTGCGCATCGTCTATCGCGATGGCGACGGCGCTGAGAAGACGGCTGAGGCGCAGTACTGTATCTGCACGATTCCGCTCTCAGTCCTCAAGAAGATTCCCTCGGATCTCTCTACCCGCATGAAGACTGCGATCGGCGCAATCCCTTACGCGCAAACGATAAAGATCGGCCTCGAATTCAAACGCCGATTTTGGGAAGAGGACGATCGCATCTACGGCGGCATATCGAATACGAACGACGACATCACGCAGATCTGGTATCCGAACTTCGACTTTTTCTCAAGCCGCGGCGTGCTCACAACGGCGTACGCATTTGATAAACCGGCGGGACGCCTCGGGGCACTTTCACCCGGCGACCGGATCAAAGCCGCGCTCGAACAGGGTGGCAAAATCCACACGCAATATGCCACCGAATATGCGAACGGATTTTCCGTGGCGTGGGATCGCATACCGTACACCGAAGGCGGCTGGGGCGCCTACACGCGCGACATGCGCAAGACGTATTACCCGACGCTTTGCGAAGGCGACGGTCCGTTTTATCTTGCGGGCGAGCACATGAGTTATCTCACCGGCTGGCAAGCCGGATCGCTCGAATCAGCGCGCTCCGTCGTAACGCAGCTGCACAAACGCGTGCACGCGGCTTAA
- a CDS encoding SDR family NAD(P)-dependent oxidoreductase, producing the protein MFDLSGKVAVVTGGNSGIGLGMAEAVAKAGSDVCIWGTSERKNAEALEKLRAHGTRVVALQCDIGDEAAVERAFAESLSQLQKVDAVFANAGVIGSHDVKSFVDITADEWRRVLRINLDGAFFTLRAAARHMMETKRGGSLVVTSSLAAISGPPRNQHYAASKGGLIAMMQGLAVELARYKVRANAILPGWIDTAMTHDALHGQAFTENVLRRVPVRRWGTPDDFAGIAVYLASDASSYHTGDVFLIDGGYTKF; encoded by the coding sequence GTGTTTGATCTAAGCGGCAAAGTGGCCGTCGTAACAGGCGGCAATAGTGGTATCGGTCTCGGGATGGCGGAGGCTGTGGCGAAAGCCGGCTCTGATGTCTGTATTTGGGGCACGAGCGAACGCAAAAACGCGGAGGCACTGGAGAAACTGCGGGCACATGGGACTCGCGTTGTGGCCTTGCAGTGCGACATCGGCGATGAAGCTGCGGTGGAAAGAGCCTTCGCCGAGTCACTTTCGCAGCTCCAAAAGGTGGACGCTGTCTTCGCAAATGCCGGTGTCATCGGGAGTCACGACGTCAAATCATTCGTCGATATTACGGCCGACGAATGGCGGCGCGTTCTTCGCATCAACCTCGACGGCGCGTTCTTTACGTTGCGTGCCGCTGCGCGCCATATGATGGAAACAAAACGTGGTGGCTCGCTGGTGGTGACTTCGAGCCTGGCGGCTATCTCGGGACCTCCGCGCAACCAACACTACGCTGCGAGTAAGGGCGGTCTAATCGCAATGATGCAAGGCCTTGCCGTCGAGCTAGCGCGTTACAAAGTGCGCGCCAATGCGATTCTGCCGGGCTGGATCGATACGGCCATGACCCACGATGCGTTGCATGGCCAGGCATTCACCGAGAACGTGCTGCGCCGCGTGCCTGTTCGCCGTTGGGGAACACCCGACGACTTTGCGGGAATCGCGGTCTACCTCGCGAGCGACGCCAGCTCGTACCACACCGGAGACGTTTTCTTGATCGACGGCGGCTACACTAAGTTCTAA
- a CDS encoding STAS domain-containing protein encodes MSGDSSVVVIGLSGELDVGRADEVARSLALSGSGTPVLLDLSDVSYADSTVISALFHFSEKATAANVRIAVLMVKPQLIRLLEYAGLSEAFPVFRERSAALTYLLNNG; translated from the coding sequence GTGAGCGGCGACTCTTCGGTCGTCGTCATCGGACTCTCGGGTGAGCTCGACGTCGGCCGAGCCGACGAAGTCGCGCGCAGTCTGGCGCTTTCAGGAAGCGGGACGCCCGTGTTGCTCGACCTTTCGGACGTATCCTATGCGGATTCGACCGTGATTTCGGCGTTGTTTCACTTCAGCGAAAAGGCCACGGCAGCGAACGTGCGGATCGCCGTGCTGATGGTCAAGCCGCAGCTCATTCGACTGTTGGAGTACGCCGGGCTTAGCGAGGCCTTCCCGGTGTTCAGGGAACGTTCGGCTGCCTTGACGTATCTCCTAAATAATGGATGA
- a CDS encoding cyclic nucleotide-binding domain-containing protein: protein MTNGEMISHAGGDVVSVAKDETVFLHGSIGAHMYVVLDGQVEIRIGERVVDVVSPGQFFGEMALVDERPRAGTAIARTKGSLLRIDSKQFLKLVRESPDFALKLLRVVVGRVRRADSLGGLTVPTKSSTQT, encoded by the coding sequence ATGACCAATGGCGAGATGATTAGTCACGCGGGTGGCGACGTAGTCTCGGTAGCCAAGGACGAGACGGTCTTTCTGCACGGCTCGATTGGTGCGCACATGTACGTCGTGCTGGACGGACAAGTCGAGATTCGGATCGGCGAGCGTGTCGTTGACGTCGTGAGTCCCGGACAATTCTTTGGTGAGATGGCGCTCGTCGACGAACGTCCGCGCGCCGGTACCGCAATTGCACGTACCAAAGGAAGCCTGCTGCGCATCGACAGCAAGCAATTTCTGAAGCTCGTTCGCGAGTCGCCGGATTTTGCACTCAAGCTGCTACGCGTGGTGGTTGGACGCGTGCGCCGCGCCGATTCGCTCGGCGGGCTTACGGTTCCGACGAAGAGCTCAACCCAAACCTAG
- a CDS encoding ATP-binding protein, whose protein sequence is MDDGVAELRMTRTAARANVRPMRHALRSFLEALELAPDTVDDVLTAVGEVLANAVEHAYVDGAAGSVEIHARAGQAILAVDVRDSGRYIERSERAGRGFGLRIARAIARSVEIDRSRGTQVHLSFDIDQRRRRIRAVK, encoded by the coding sequence ATGGATGACGGCGTTGCCGAGCTGCGTATGACGCGGACGGCTGCGCGTGCAAACGTGCGGCCGATGCGTCATGCACTGCGCTCGTTTCTTGAAGCGCTCGAGCTTGCCCCGGATACGGTCGACGACGTTTTGACCGCCGTCGGCGAAGTGCTGGCAAACGCGGTCGAGCACGCCTATGTCGATGGAGCGGCCGGGAGCGTCGAAATCCACGCTCGCGCCGGTCAAGCGATACTCGCCGTCGACGTTCGAGATTCGGGGAGATATATCGAACGCTCGGAGCGCGCCGGACGTGGATTCGGTTTGCGCATCGCCCGTGCGATCGCACGTAGCGTCGAAATAGATCGCTCGCGCGGAACGCAGGTGCACCTGTCGTTCGATATCGATCAACGCCGGCGCCGGATTCGCGCCGTCAAGTAA
- a CDS encoding threonine synthase translates to MLRHLECSLVPEHTLDAEALYNTCPHDDAPLLVRYDDLYIDVDESERSMWRFRGVLPIDSGEDPITLGEGLTPLLLLQNAMASLQLDAPLYVKDESQNPTGSFKARGMSVAVTVAKRLGATALVAPSAGNAGSALAAYGAKAGLAVHVFLPADTPRMIIEQTERYGARVTKVDGLITDAGKLAAAHARETGAFNVATLREPYRVEGKKTMAYEIVEELGAVPSALIYPTGGGTGIVGMWKAFEEMERLGWIGSERPRLFSVQSNLCPTIVNAFASGAETAQPTACSTSIHGLRVPYLIGDRLVLRALRESGGGAVAVSEPQMIQDMLVLHAREGIDATEEGGATLSALRALLERGESFDGPIVLFNTGSALKYGERS, encoded by the coding sequence ATGCTGCGGCACCTCGAGTGCTCGCTCGTTCCCGAGCACACGCTCGACGCGGAAGCGCTCTACAATACGTGCCCGCATGACGACGCGCCGTTGCTCGTACGTTACGACGACTTATACATCGACGTCGACGAGAGCGAACGTTCGATGTGGCGTTTTCGCGGCGTCTTGCCGATCGATTCGGGCGAAGATCCGATAACGCTCGGCGAAGGTCTAACCCCGCTGTTGCTTCTCCAGAACGCGATGGCGTCGCTGCAGCTCGACGCGCCGCTGTACGTCAAAGACGAATCACAGAATCCGACGGGTTCGTTCAAAGCGCGCGGCATGTCGGTTGCGGTGACGGTCGCAAAGCGACTCGGCGCAACGGCGCTCGTTGCGCCCAGCGCCGGCAATGCCGGGAGCGCGCTCGCTGCTTATGGCGCAAAGGCCGGTTTGGCGGTGCACGTCTTCTTGCCCGCGGACACGCCGCGCATGATAATCGAACAAACAGAACGCTACGGTGCGCGCGTTACCAAGGTCGACGGATTGATCACCGATGCCGGAAAGCTCGCCGCGGCGCACGCGCGCGAAACCGGAGCGTTCAACGTCGCGACGCTGCGCGAGCCATATCGCGTCGAGGGTAAGAAAACGATGGCGTACGAGATCGTCGAGGAGCTCGGCGCCGTTCCGTCCGCGCTCATCTATCCGACGGGCGGCGGCACAGGTATCGTCGGGATGTGGAAAGCCTTCGAAGAGATGGAACGTCTGGGATGGATCGGCAGCGAGCGTCCGCGTCTCTTCAGCGTTCAATCCAATTTGTGTCCCACGATCGTCAACGCATTCGCATCCGGAGCCGAAACGGCGCAGCCGACGGCATGTTCGACGAGCATTCACGGCTTGCGCGTCCCCTATCTGATCGGCGACCGCCTGGTGCTGCGTGCTTTGCGCGAATCCGGCGGTGGCGCGGTTGCGGTCAGCGAGCCGCAAATGATCCAGGACATGCTCGTGCTGCACGCGCGCGAGGGCATCGACGCGACCGAGGAAGGCGGCGCGACGCTCAGCGCATTGCGCGCGCTGCTCGAGCGCGGCGAATCATTCGACGGTCCGATCGTGCTTTTCAATACCGGCTCTGCATTGAAATACGGAGAACGTTCGTGA
- a CDS encoding M20/M25/M40 family metallo-hydrolase — protein sequence MYVRLASIAAFVLTVVSFGPPAIAQAPSPAPPMFSAATLAACAKIRDAALDDDYSLRRVEDLADTIGPRLSGSPGAAAAVTYVQKQFQALGVTTRLQPIMVPHWVRGAELAQLTSWPGQPQGLTQKVVVTALGSSPATPQTGIEAPVVVVPDFATLERLGQAGVAGKIVLFEEKFDVQMAHDGLAGQAYGSAVAYRGRGPAAASKLGAVAALVRSVGSADFRIAHAGGTGFRDAKPIPAAAIAAEDADKITRLSQRGVVRLRLILTPQTMPDVPSNNVIAEIPGREHPEQVVTIGGHLDSWDLGDGAIDDGAGVAIAMETAQLLQHLQLRPRRTIRIVAFMNEENGTRGGQGYADAEKAKPQNDVAAIEADTGASHPLGVTAYITPASERALRPLMNVLAPIGAIAIRRADESPEEDIRPLSELGTPALGILQDDRHYFDYHHTAADTFDKIVPRELAESSAVMAVVAYGLAEADTTLARMK from the coding sequence ATGTACGTACGTTTAGCTTCGATCGCAGCTTTTGTCTTAACAGTCGTATCATTCGGTCCGCCCGCCATCGCGCAAGCACCGTCGCCGGCGCCCCCGATGTTCTCAGCCGCCACGCTCGCAGCGTGCGCGAAAATTCGCGATGCTGCCCTCGATGACGACTATTCACTCCGACGCGTCGAGGATCTCGCTGATACGATCGGTCCTCGCTTGTCAGGCTCGCCCGGGGCAGCCGCGGCGGTAACGTACGTGCAGAAACAGTTTCAAGCACTCGGTGTGACGACGCGTTTGCAGCCGATCATGGTGCCGCATTGGGTGCGCGGTGCCGAGTTGGCGCAGCTCACGTCGTGGCCCGGCCAACCGCAAGGCCTCACGCAGAAAGTCGTCGTCACCGCGCTCGGTTCGTCACCCGCAACGCCACAAACCGGAATCGAAGCACCGGTTGTCGTCGTCCCGGATTTCGCAACGCTCGAACGTCTCGGTCAAGCCGGCGTCGCCGGTAAGATCGTCTTGTTCGAAGAGAAGTTCGACGTCCAAATGGCGCACGACGGCCTCGCAGGACAAGCGTACGGGAGCGCTGTCGCATATCGCGGCCGCGGACCCGCTGCAGCATCCAAGCTCGGTGCCGTCGCCGCGCTCGTGCGCAGCGTCGGCAGTGCCGACTTCCGCATAGCACACGCCGGCGGAACCGGCTTCCGCGATGCAAAACCGATTCCAGCAGCCGCGATTGCCGCTGAAGATGCCGACAAGATCACACGGCTCAGCCAACGTGGCGTCGTTCGTCTGCGCTTGATTCTCACGCCACAGACAATGCCCGACGTTCCAAGCAATAATGTCATCGCGGAGATTCCCGGACGCGAACATCCCGAACAAGTCGTCACGATCGGCGGACATCTCGACTCGTGGGATCTCGGCGACGGTGCGATCGATGACGGGGCCGGTGTCGCAATCGCGATGGAAACGGCACAGCTGCTCCAACATCTCCAGCTCCGCCCGAGACGGACTATTCGTATCGTCGCATTCATGAACGAAGAAAACGGAACGCGCGGTGGACAGGGGTATGCCGACGCTGAGAAAGCCAAACCGCAAAACGACGTGGCTGCAATCGAAGCCGACACGGGCGCTTCGCACCCGCTCGGCGTCACGGCCTACATCACGCCGGCGAGCGAACGCGCGCTCCGGCCGCTGATGAACGTTCTTGCGCCGATCGGCGCGATCGCGATACGGCGCGCCGACGAATCACCCGAAGAAGACATCCGCCCGCTAAGCGAGCTCGGCACGCCCGCGCTCGGAATTCTGCAAGACGACCGGCACTACTTCGACTACCATCACACGGCCGCGGACACGTTCGACAAAATCGTTCCTCGCGAGCTGGCGGAAAGCTCCGCTGTGATGGCGGTCGTGGCGTATGGCCTCGCCGAGGCCGACACGACGCTTGCGCGCATGAAATAA
- a CDS encoding YXWGXW repeat-containing protein encodes MKALRLFAVMIAALAFVAFPLTARAQVSVGISIGTPPPPIPVYAVPGPPGPNYVWEPGYWAWGPGGYYWVPGTWVYAPQYGLYWTPGYWNWTGFGFAFVAGYWGPQVGYYGGVNYGGGYWGNGYVGGYWRHNSFVYNTYVVNVNRNAVGGNVYYHSYPRGGTQVGYVGGTGGLRTRPTAQQTTYMHAHHYAPTSAQVQHAQIASQNRAYYAHVNNGRPATAAVARPYTAATRPANFRPVTTQDRTAAQAAIRHAPAAAPHAAPMQHAAPAHAAPVHHAAPAHAAPMQHAAPAHAAPMQHAAPAHAAPMHHAAPAHAAPMHHAAPAHAAPMQHAAPAHAAPQHAAPQHAAPPGDHKEQH; translated from the coding sequence ATGAAAGCACTTCGTCTTTTTGCGGTCATGATTGCGGCGCTCGCATTCGTGGCATTTCCTCTAACGGCGCGAGCGCAAGTCTCGGTCGGGATCTCGATCGGAACGCCACCTCCGCCGATCCCGGTCTACGCCGTTCCGGGCCCACCGGGTCCCAATTACGTCTGGGAACCGGGCTATTGGGCGTGGGGCCCCGGCGGCTATTACTGGGTCCCCGGCACATGGGTGTATGCGCCCCAATACGGGCTGTACTGGACGCCCGGTTATTGGAATTGGACCGGATTCGGCTTCGCGTTCGTCGCCGGATATTGGGGCCCGCAAGTCGGCTACTACGGCGGCGTCAACTACGGCGGCGGCTATTGGGGTAACGGCTACGTCGGCGGTTACTGGCGGCACAATTCGTTCGTCTACAACACCTATGTCGTCAACGTAAACCGCAACGCCGTCGGAGGGAACGTCTACTACCATTCGTATCCGCGCGGCGGAACGCAAGTAGGCTATGTCGGCGGAACCGGCGGGTTGCGGACGCGTCCAACCGCTCAACAAACGACGTATATGCACGCGCACCACTATGCGCCGACGTCCGCGCAGGTTCAACACGCGCAGATCGCGTCGCAGAATCGCGCCTACTATGCGCACGTCAACAACGGACGCCCGGCGACTGCCGCAGTAGCTCGCCCCTACACGGCCGCAACGCGACCTGCGAATTTCCGTCCGGTGACGACGCAAGATCGCACCGCGGCGCAGGCTGCCATCAGGCATGCGCCGGCCGCAGCTCCGCACGCAGCCCCAATGCAACATGCGGCTCCGGCGCACGCGGCGCCAGTGCATCATGCGGCTCCGGCGCACGCGGCCCCAATGCAACATGCGGCTCCGGCGCACGCGGCCCCAATGCAACATGCGGCTCCGGCGCACGCGGCCCCAATGCATCATGCGGCTCCGGCGCACGCGGCCCCAATGCATCATGCGGCTCCGGCGCACGCGGCCCCAATGCAACATGCGGCTCCCGCGCACGCGGCGCCTCAGCATGCTGCGCCGCAACACGCAGCCCCACCAGGCGATCACAAGGAGCAGCACTAG
- a CDS encoding RidA family protein, with product MSITAEARLKQLGIELGPPPKPAGNYVPYVITGNLLYVSGNGPRLPDGRFKSGKVGREVTPEDAYDDARLVGIVILGIVRTALGSLDRVKRVVKLFGMVNAVPEFTDHPNVINGCSDLFVEIFGENGRHARSAVGMGSLPIQITVEIEAIFEISPEV from the coding sequence GTGAGCATCACCGCTGAAGCACGACTCAAGCAGCTCGGTATCGAGCTTGGTCCGCCACCGAAACCGGCGGGGAACTACGTGCCGTACGTCATTACCGGAAATCTACTGTACGTTTCCGGAAATGGTCCACGCCTACCGGATGGTCGGTTCAAATCCGGGAAAGTCGGCCGTGAGGTAACACCGGAAGATGCGTATGATGACGCGCGACTTGTCGGCATCGTTATCCTCGGCATCGTTCGTACCGCGCTAGGTTCGCTCGATCGCGTAAAGCGTGTCGTAAAACTGTTCGGTATGGTTAATGCGGTCCCAGAATTCACCGATCATCCCAACGTCATTAATGGATGTTCCGATCTTTTCGTCGAGATATTCGGTGAAAACGGACGCCATGCGCGTTCCGCAGTCGGCATGGGCAGCTTGCCGATACAGATCACCGTTGAGATCGAGGCGATCTTCGAGATAAGTCCCGAAGTGTAA
- a CDS encoding RidA family protein, whose amino-acid sequence MVECGELAAPLGLYSHVSSVKSGTPIYIAGQVGVDSQGRLVSPGDFSAQMRQTFENLGVALKAAGGSFADVAKFTTYITRDSDLATFMETRKEIFAKLYPSGGYPPNTLLVISRLVKPELLIEIEAIAAV is encoded by the coding sequence ATGGTCGAGTGCGGCGAACTTGCTGCACCTCTTGGTCTGTATTCGCACGTCAGTAGCGTAAAATCGGGGACTCCGATTTACATTGCCGGACAAGTCGGCGTCGATTCGCAAGGGCGTCTGGTCAGTCCGGGTGATTTTTCGGCGCAAATGCGTCAGACGTTCGAAAATCTCGGCGTCGCTTTGAAAGCAGCCGGCGGTTCGTTTGCCGATGTTGCGAAGTTCACGACGTACATCACGCGCGACTCCGACTTGGCGACGTTCATGGAGACGCGCAAGGAGATCTTTGCGAAGCTCTATCCGTCGGGCGGCTATCCGCCCAATACATTGCTCGTGATCAGCCGGCTCGTCAAACCCGAGCTACTGATCGAAATCGAAGCGATCGCCGCCGTTTAA
- a CDS encoding PilZ domain-containing protein: protein MSENRARFRTGVVLPLQAGLTFKWMGPSRDTLVVHGHVSDTRMIDKRTAEYDIDFTMTDGVRDRLGFELHEVQRRRRDKIMNATAEMMGDFAFERVADRKAYRTVVQFPVTVQVKKNAQTWIPLRGEARDLSIGGMMLALPEEFEKGTELEVAFHLPFDHEAHDANNKVVVEVTPFGERRRNTSTPVRPFEQIQTRARIIKVLGNARNGQPLFGVRFVGLSGLLEDEVARWIHAHQLIQLRKSKEPKKHRKVARAATPARQSTLAAKHREYTVAARTITLRQAVGEVFAAAALPKIEHERHRERMQEPQRLRLPVQAPRLAPASEDIFGFSKPMPVTTAVSAPADELFGLTPAVPVVDEHDIFGLGRVSA, encoded by the coding sequence ATGTCAGAAAATCGCGCGCGTTTCCGGACGGGCGTCGTTCTGCCTTTGCAAGCCGGTCTTACTTTTAAATGGATGGGCCCGTCGCGCGACACGCTGGTCGTGCATGGCCATGTCTCCGATACCCGCATGATCGACAAGCGCACGGCCGAGTACGACATCGACTTTACGATGACGGACGGCGTGCGCGACCGCCTGGGCTTCGAGCTGCATGAAGTCCAGCGCCGCCGGCGCGACAAGATAATGAACGCGACCGCCGAGATGATGGGCGACTTTGCGTTTGAACGCGTCGCCGACCGCAAAGCCTATCGAACCGTCGTACAATTCCCTGTCACCGTGCAAGTCAAGAAGAACGCGCAAACGTGGATTCCGCTGCGTGGTGAAGCGCGCGACCTTTCGATCGGCGGCATGATGCTCGCCCTTCCGGAAGAGTTCGAAAAGGGAACGGAGCTCGAAGTCGCCTTCCATCTGCCCTTCGATCACGAAGCGCACGATGCGAACAACAAAGTAGTCGTCGAGGTGACGCCCTTCGGTGAACGCCGCCGCAACACATCGACTCCGGTTCGTCCGTTCGAACAGATCCAAACGCGTGCACGCATCATCAAGGTGCTGGGCAACGCGCGCAACGGGCAACCCCTGTTCGGTGTCCGTTTCGTCGGTCTCTCAGGCTTGCTCGAGGATGAAGTTGCCCGTTGGATTCATGCGCACCAGCTGATTCAGCTGCGCAAGTCAAAGGAGCCGAAGAAACATCGTAAGGTTGCGCGTGCCGCGACTCCGGCACGCCAATCGACGCTTGCGGCGAAACACCGTGAATACACGGTTGCCGCGCGAACGATCACGCTGCGTCAAGCGGTCGGTGAAGTCTTCGCGGCAGCGGCTCTTCCGAAAATCGAGCACGAACGTCATCGCGAGCGCATGCAAGAACCCCAAAGGCTGCGGCTTCCGGTTCAGGCACCTCGCCTCGCGCCTGCAAGCGAAGACATCTTCGGATTCAGCAAGCCTATGCCGGTCACAACCGCCGTATCCGCTCCGGCCGATGAACTGTTTGGTCTCACGCCGGCTGTACCGGTTGTCGATGAGCACGATATATTCGGTCTCGGAAGGGTAAGCGCGTAG